A genomic window from Solanum stenotomum isolate F172 chromosome 10, ASM1918654v1, whole genome shotgun sequence includes:
- the LOC125843091 gene encoding transcription factor bHLH52-like — translation MASVSYYSASKLEPNIEEFNSEEMMTLLFDFNYDVEHTFSDENQDQDCYFDPDEFILPVENSCFMSEYSVFEKQQEVFQDNLITPSTHNSCFMPEYSVFESTPKRQKVFQDDFLPNSTHNSSFMPEYSVYEKQQKVFQDNCQGLFNEGFVPNPPMFEDFASYLLPEIPMPVFSSNDAGVVTKKGGSNNNNEKKMSAQSMAARQRRKKISDKTQELGKLIPGGHRMNTAEMLQATFKYIKLLQAQAGLLAFMGSYQENEKSFETSYLHKLVGSSLVQEKLYSTENCLVPKVFLEALENNQEFQNSQVLEEVKTLIK, via the exons ATGGCTAGTGTTAGCTACTACTCTGCTTCTAAATTGGAACCAAATATTGAAGAATTCAACTCAGAAGAAATGATGACTCTTCTTTTTGATTTCAACTATGATGTTGAACACACCTTTTCCGATGAAAATCAAGATCAAGATTGTTATTTCGATCCAGACGAGTTTATTTTACCTGTTGAAAATTCTTGTTTCATGTCAGAATACTCTGTTTTTGAGAAACAACAAGAGGTCTTTCAAGATAACTTAATAACCCCGTCCACTCATAATTCTTGTTTCATGCCAGAGTACTCTGTTTTTGAGAGCACCCCAAAACGTCAAAAGGTTTTTCAAGATGACTTCCTTCCAAATAGTACTCACAATTCATCATTCATGCCAGAGTACTCTGTTTATGAGAAACAACAAAAGGTCTTTCAAGACAACTGTCAAGGTTTGTTCAATGAGGGGTTTGTGCCAAATCCTCCAATGTTTGAGGATTTTGCTTCGTATTTGCTTCCAGAAATTCCTATGCCTGTTTTTAGCAGCAATGATGCTGGAGTTGTCACGAAGAAAGGtggtagtaataataataatgagaagAAGATGTCAGCACAGAGTATGGCGGCGAGGcagaggaggaagaagattaGTGATAAGACACAAGAATTGGGTAAATTGATACCTGGTGGACACAGGATGAATACTGCTGAAATGCTTCAAGCTACTTTCAAGTATATTAAGTTGTTGCAAGCACAAGCTGGACTTCTTGCATTCATGGGATCATATCAG GAGAATGAGAAATCATTTGAAACATCATACTTGCACAAGCTTGTTGGATCTTCATTGGTTCAAGAAAAGTTGTATTCAACTGAAAATTGCTTAGTTCCAAAAGTGTTCCTTGAAGCACTAGAGAATAatcaagaattccaaaattcacAAGTCCTTGAGGAAGTCAAAACTttgattaaatga